The DNA window CACAGAAATAACTATTACTGCAACTTTAAAGTGTAATAACAAAGTTTAAGTACACCAGACAACTTTTTAAAGATTTCAACTGAAATGTATGTTCCATGATTAATTAGTAAATCAAACAGATTTTGGAAAATTGTAGTCATTACTTACACCGAATAACTATCATCTAATATGTCTGTTCATGGCTGACCGTTTCTACTTGAAACTCAATCTTCCCGATCTTCTTCATCGATTtattaggacaccctgtataaacgtTACTCCTCATTCATTAATCGCATTAATTTGACACAGTTTTCTTCGCATGTTGAAGAGTATGTGCAGCgtttcattatttattaataattctttattcCATCCCCATCTTCCACTCTGAACGGAGTAGTGTAGAAATATTGATCTTTTTTTCATAAACAGAGTGCCGTTGCAAACCCCTTTATTATTCATAACAGCATTCTCAAATTCTACTGTCTCCACAGTTTTCTTTTTCACTCCTCTATTCttgccataagtgcataaaatgttatccgaaaatgttttaaaacagaaattaaataaaaatgtactttttctAATATGCATAGTTACAATATTGCGTCTAAATTCTTCTAGTGTCTTCGCAGTTTCGTATTTTATCagttcataaaatccgcagtgtagtgaTTAATTATCGCAACGCTTCTGTTCGATAAATCTTGTTCATCTAGTCCGGCATCGGATACGTCACGCAACGTGTCTGAACGTCCATAGCCGAGGAGGTTAGGCTAGTAACGCAGCTTAAAATTGGCAAAAGAATTTCCCGTTGCTCTGATCAAAGTGGAGCCAAATGGGCTAAATTACCAGATGGACGATGTTGATTAACCAGCGACTGGACGCGCGGTAATCAGATCGCGGAGATAATCGCAGCTCATTAGCCTCGGATCTATCCTTGGACGGATGATCTATCCTCCCTTCGACGGTTGCCTTCGGTACACAACGATCGACAGCTACAGAGCCTCATTTCGCGGCGCGTTGCCGTGATTCGTATGCAAATTCCGCCGAAATTGCAAGGGCGAAGTAGAGCGCCTAATCTTGGCCACAGTCTCTTGATCGGTTAGCTCCCGAGACGATTGGGGGGCATTGTAGCAAAATCGAAATTCAAATTGGTTGCTGCTCCCGTAATTTTCGTTTGGTCGCAAATGCAGTTCCGCGCGGAAAACAAACAAGCCGAATGCAACGCGTTCAACAATCACGCCGTTCAACATATATATTTGAATTGCCCCCCTCCCCGTGCAAACTCCTGCCAAAATTGCTGATTTTTCGGTGCTCTTTTCGTTCCAATCATCATTTAAAGTGGCTACAGATATTTTAATTACggccaaacgacttcagctctTTTCGAGAAGTCGGAAAAATCACCGAATGATGtgtaaaagaaacatttttaaaaattctttagaTCTTTtagaaaaatacgttttgtgGACGATTTGTGTCTTGAAAATTTAATCCTAGCCGATTCGTGCCGAAAAATGGACGACAAGCATAAAAAATATGTAAGAATTTTTAGATTAGTAATTGTAAGTTATCATTGCAGAGGATTTGTAACGTTTTACATTGCAGATTTTTATACCGAAAGATCAAACTATCGCCGCCTCGAAGTTGATAAACAAAATTAGCGCTCGACAGAGACAATTCTGAAAATTCTCGTGCACGAAGCAAATTTTGCACTGAGGAGAGCGTAATTGCATTTCCGTTTTAATTGCTGTCGCGGCATACTCGCGTTTACTTCCAATATGCACAATATGGTCTTCCACCTCCCCGGAAGTAACGGAATCCGTTTACAACGTTTTACCAGTTTACAACGCGCGGGGTGCTTTATGGGACGGAATACTTCGAgcagaaattattaagaaacttCCTGTAGGTTTGAAATGAGTAAGAGCGCGATTTCTTTGAGATGAAAATGCATTTTAATACTCGCGACGGCGTAAACTTGGTATAAACAGATTCTATTACGTTCGCAGTTAAACGCAAAGAACAATGTCACCGCTAAACGAGTTTCATACGGACGCATCTTAATGGGAAAACCTTGCAACAAATTTCCAGACATGTGCAGGacgttttcattaatatttcagGATGTCTCGAAGAGCCAAGCATGCGATTATGTACTTTTTGACGAACTTAAAGCTGAAACTTGTCAGACGTACGAATaatcttttgtttaaaataattctttaaaattagtGACCAGACACGTGCAAGGTATTTTTTAATACTCCATCACGTAGCTGTGACGGTTAATCTTTTCGTTGAATTAAAGTTAGTGGGCAGATATCTGCAAGTTATTTTTATCGCTCAAGCTTTATTACTTAAATCTTCCAAAATTGATATTACGCAATTCAAACAATTTCCGAGCGTTTCTAAAATACCTCTCGACCTTCCAAAGGCAGCGTTCAATACTGCAGCGACTTATTGTTATTTCGTTACGTTCGCGAATTTCGtaaagaaattcaatttcgcCGAAATAGCTTCGGGTCGTTCGATTTGGCTGGTTTACAAGTCCGCCGGTAATAAAGTTTGGAACAACATACGCTCGTCGAGCCTCTGAAAACGTCGGAACTTAAAAGCCCCTCGGAACGTGACAAAAGAAGTAGAACTTTACGAAGGGTTGTCGAATAACAAGATTCAAATTCCCGTGGAACAGGAAAGGCCCGGAGCAATTGCCCGTTCGCTCGTTGACACGAAAAAACCGGCCAAGTGAAAGGTCACTAAAAGGCGAAGACATTAGCTCCTTTCTCCGACGGGCCATTCGCTACATAGCAATCAGTCTGCGCGCGTGCGTTCCCGGTGGACTGCGAGCTTTCATGCAAATTTCAATTGTTCCGCACCATTTTTTAGAAACACCAGTTCCGCGGCAACTTGCGTCGCGCAATAAAAACTTTCCTTGGATCAACCCTACAGAAAGAcattttcaattcaattttgTGGGAATGGGTTTCacgtataattttcatttttgggCCGAAAGAGATGCAGTATGGCTAAactttcgtttaaaaattgattgtatgAATATACGCTCGTCAATTTGTGCTACTAGTACAATACTTGTAATTTAATCagtggactgcagatttttatgaaaaactaAAATTGTCAGGCGCATGTAGGAGCTGCATGGGCATTTATTTCTGTACTTAATAACTACAATGAGTGAATACAATAGCGTTTCCAAATTCTTTAAACTCTTTCACTGTTTTGTACTTGATCCACTCATTTGTGTCATCAAcgcatagaatccgcagtctattgtgTACGTAAAGATACACTGGTGACCTTGAACGCTCTGCGAAAATGATCTTGGGATAAAAATCCGAATAGTTAGCGTTCCCATTAGCTGTTCAGAGATGCTGTAAAATTCTCTAGCGGGGTATTGCCATTGGCGCGCGGACTTACCGAGGGaacaaaaattttcaatttctcgcATTGTTTTCGAGGTGAGGAGTCTTGAACGAAGAAACACGTGTGGCAACCGAACAGTACGGCAGTGAACCGTTGATATCACAAAACGGGCGCAAAAGAACCGACAAAACCACAGCATGCTAATTCGAGCGCATTTTCGGCTCGCAGTAATTCCACCGTACACACCGAGGACACAGCCAAACAAGCGAACAAATCCCGGCGAATCGACCGGCGTCGCGGCGCCGGCGAGAGTCAACGTCGAGCAACATACGAAATAATCGCGAACAAACGAAAAATCGGGAACCGACCGAAAACGTCGAGAGCCCTGGGCAGCTTGTTAGTGTCGGGCAAAGTGAAATAAAGCGAACGGAACGGGGAAGGAAACGAAGGTTATGGAGAGATAAAGGAGAATAGAAGCAGCTACGAAGATTATGGCGGAGTACGAAAAGGCGCGAAGGAACGCGTAAAAGGGGAGGCAAGATGGTGGAggtcaaagagagagagatagcttCGAGACAGGGCGAAAGAGAGGGCCGGGGACAATACAGTGGGACGGCGAGGGGCTGCAAAGGGGGTTCAGCAAGTTTATGGAGGGGACGGGGGGGACGATGAGGAGGGGGGTGCTGCAGACGCGCCTCGACAAGGGTAAATGTACGTACGAATGCACCCCAGATTGGCTTTGGGGTGGTTTCCATGGAGACCAATTCGCTCGGCCCGGGGAAGTCGTCGCCGCCGCCACGCTGCCATCGCTGCCACGCCACGCTGCCACGCCGCCAACGCTGCCACGCCGTGCGACCCTCCGAATCGAACAATTTACCGATATTTTCGCAAAAAGGCAACCTTCTCGAATCGATTCGTATCCCTTTCTAACGATCCAtgaaccttgaaaatgaaaaacggaAAATCGGATTGATATTTGAATTGCTACGGACCTGTAAGGTTGAGCGTTTTACTAGTACTATAGTATGTTTCACTTGAGGAAACTGTGCACATACTTCGAAATGTCCCGATCATCCTGTTACACATTTTCTCCCTATCTTTTCTGCGTGATGAAAATCATACCTTTCATTTATCGGGACAACCAAATACAACGAAGACTGAATACCATTTCAAGGTACCAAATTCggcaaaaaatttatattatgttatattatatttcatacatatatatatgtatgtatattttagtgaaaacttCATTTCGGTGTTTCTGATAGTCCGAAAGTCATACCTAAATGTCGGCGAGTTCGTCGATCCGGAGGACACAAAGCCGGTGCAACCGATGCGCCAAATTCCCCGGGAAAATCGCACTGCACCCAAACTTCAAAAAGTTGCTGCCAACCATTCGTCACGTGGTATTTGCCTAATTTCGTCTCGTCGCCCCCCTACCCTGTCAATCGTCTCTCTAATCTACGCGCACAAGCGAGCATTCGGCGAGACGAGCCGGTAAACAGTAAACACAGGAAAAACGAGCACCAGGAAATTGATTATCGAACATGCTCGCGCCAATGTCAACCGATCCTGGTGTGCATTGAACTAATACGACGCGAAACGAACCGCGACGATTCTTACGtttgccgacgcgacgcgacgcgacgggggaCATTTATAGTTCATGGAACTCTCTAATTTGACGGTAAAAGGCAATTTCTAGAAATCTCTGAAATGGTATCGAATATTATAATTCCGAACTTCGTACACTGATTGAAAAAAGACGCCTTCAATTGTATATTACCTTCCACTTTAGTATGTTTGGGTATCGTGGATATAGAATAGTACAAATTGCATGCTCGTCATAGCGTTCTTTTTCTTGTCACTTAAAAGACAAATCCAGCTCGTTGATATCAACATTCGTGTACTTAGATGAATGCAATCgaatttttctggaaaaaaaagtttgaaaTAGAAAAGGTATTTAGAAATgggtgcataatctttattaaCAAAAACAGTGGATCATTTTCcgcatgaaataaatttttacctgAGAGGCGATAAAATGGCGTAGATAATGAAGAAACTTATTTGGATTAATTCACATAAAGATTCAGTGATTAATTATACTGACAAGTTATTTGATGAATTAGAGTTAGTTGCGCCAATACTTTTGCTCGTATCTGTACGTAATCGGATATCGAGGGGAACGtgtttcgaatttaatgatgCTCGAGTTCGACAGACCTTTAATTCGCCAAACGATGTCTGTTGGGACAGAGGTTGTAAATATCAGCTCTTCGTTCCATGAAAAGCTGAGATACGAAGATTATCTTGATAACTCGATAAGCAATCCCAGATCCGTGCCAACTTGATCTCTTCCGGCCCATCTGGCTTGATCATGCGACCGGGTGCGAACAAACGAGGGTTGAAATTGCGAGCGAAGCGAAAACCAACCCCCTATACTCGTTCAACCTATTGGGACATCTGACTCAACGCACAATTTTCGGCTAATTCTCTAGCGCCGAGTCACGTTTTAGTCGCAGATTATGCTCACATCGCTAGCAAATCCGGACAATTTCGATATGCAAGAGAACCTGGTTTATTTTATCACTCCATCATGCTACTTATCTCGAGTTTGTTTACTAGAGGCACGAGAGATCTCTAAATATCCCGTAccggaaaatttcgagattctcgaaagagTCCGGATTCCAGCAAAAatcgagattctcgaaataatcgggattcccgaaataaTGGGGTTTCCGAAAATTCCGAGAACCCATTAACAGAGTAGTACTCCCATACGCAGAGTAGTTCGAGAAACGGTGGCCAATTCTCAAAATTTTCGGGGAACCCCattctttcgggaatcccgaaattttcgggttctcgcacaccccaaTTGTTTACGCATCATAAACGCTGATTTTTGCGTATAGCGTTTCAAAATGTGTGGAATAAACACTATTTGTTCTTGATGCAGAATCATTGGACACCTATTCGGCCGTATAAAATCGACtaggtttaaataaataaagcatATCAGAGTACAGGAGATTTCTGTCGTTCTTCTCTTCTCGCATACGTTTACACTAATGTTCGGGAAGAAAACGATGGAGAAGAAACGTATTTTTGAACCAACAATTTATTTAGAATAACGAGCAAATTCTTCTCTAAATCCTAAAAGCATGCTAGGAACGACTAACACATGAGTTGGAATTTTCAGGACATCGCGAGAAGCACAGACATGTAAGACGCCGAAGCTTTAATAATCTACGAACATGAAAATCAAAATTACTAGAGCTAATTTAACTGCTACTTAAATTTTATCCGTacgatcattagactgcggatttcatgtaAAAAGATCAGAAGAATTTGGTAGCATCATGAcattatttgtaatttattacaattatcGAAGATGGAAACCAATTTTTCTTTGGTTCCACTGGCTTGAGAttgactttgaaaatttttcttttatataaaGACCCGGAGTCTAATGGTAACACGAGTATTTGCAATGAACTAGAGGGACCTTACGTTTGCGAAGGTTTGCAAACTGAGAGATGAGAACTTTCCTATAGTTAGCGGCATTCCCGCCTGAGATTTTAGAATTAAAAGCACTAAACGTCGACTGGTAGTTGGCTGCAGGTCGTACCAAGACGATTCGTATATTGCATCGACAATCATCTTGCTCTGGAaagtaaatgaaaattttgatgttcaataaaaaaagtttcttTTAGCGATTCCTGCAGACTTATGTTTTCGTTTTCATAATCAATTCACATGATAGAAATGCACATTCTAAGAATCATTCGAGCTATATCATATTTAcatgaatttttacaaaatagtttgttagttaatattgaacTACAAACCAATAGTAGATTCAATCAATGATTATACTTAATTCGAACATACCAGCATtttcatataaatttttattttaatgttcTGGACTTTGAGTTGCATCTTTACGATGTGAAATATCAGCAGTAAAACAATATTTCACTATACTTGCAATTAGatcttcgagaaaattgaattacCTTGGTATTGAGGTACTCCCCAGCGAAACAATACACGAATATTTCTATACAAAGTGCGATATAGAGAACAAAAGACTTTAGAATGAAGGAAAGTCCATTTTCAACGTGTACTGCCTGAAACAGGGAATCATGTTCATTTCAGGAATTATTTGCAGAAAATCACATGCAAGTTGTCCaaagttaaaagaaaaatatgtgcacaataaaaaattaattaaaattcatgGTCAATTTGAGTAGGAGTTATTTCGAACAATTCTATGAAATGCATTTGCATGTCTAATTATTAAAGTTTAAATTCTTTAGAAAAGGACGCTGAACATTGCGAATCAATCCCATTGTAAGAATTGTCATTGTCGCGGATGCATCTGTAATCCAGATAATGCCAATTGGTCAAATTAATCATTAACCTCTGCGAGGAACGATCTATTTGGTTGTCACTGCTTCGTCAATATGTACCGAGAAATTGTACAGTATGAACCAAGgctggtccttgttatttaattaACGTCATTTTATATTCATGAATTAATCCATACACCAGTTTCAAGCAACATACTTCTCGgcaattaattttaattcaataTTATCATCGTTCTGAGATGTTGAGTATGTAAGATAGCATATCATCCCTTAAGTTATGAGGATATCATATTTCATCTTTTCTTGTCCAATTTAATTGAATCTAATTTACCCTacaattaattcaatttaatGTCCTTACTGTTTTAAGTACGTGTAAAAAATTAGGCAAAATGGGTATCCGACTATATTGTGATTATACTTCACCTTCCAATAGCATGAATGAAACACGGCCTGCCTAATACTAACATGTATATCGGCGCATAACTTTGTGCATACAAATTACGAAATCAGTATTAATTACAGTTATAAATTGGAATCCTAAACCGCACATAATCGGAGTGTTCGACACAAGTTGGCAAAAAGCTATATACGAAAACAGTCGTTCAATTCGCTCGGTAAATAGAATAAGTTCTTGATGTCTCGCCACAGCGAATCGAAATTGCCCTTCGTCCTGAGAAGATACACTATGGGTTATTATGTAGCACAGTATATCGATGACACATCCTGCGTGAAGTATCTAAAAGTAATGATTATGTTTCAAAAAGATTCATGGTTAGACTGTCAGTTGTACACAATGAAAGATGCGATCTTCAAACTTTTCTTTTCAAATGCTTTTGCAGACATATTTTTCGAGAACGTGCTTCAAGAGAAatcaaaagaaaaatcgatttttttccaTGTGCTGAAGAGGCATGTCAAATTTTGACACAATTGGTGCAGAAGTTTTTGAAATATCATGTCAACCAGCAACATACTTTCTTCATGAATAGCTAATTTTAGGTAATTTTAATGGGTAAATTCGACGATCGGTTGCAACGGGACGACCGGATGTAGCGAGACTATCATTTGAAACGAAATGATCGATCGACATGAGACGATCGAATAATTCGCGACGAGCAAGGGAGTCGCAACGAGATGGTAGCCCTTGATGGTCGGATAATTCGTGACAAGAAAATGAGTCGTGGCGATCGAGAACGCAGAACGTCCGCCCCAGCGCAATTATTTGCACTTACCGTCATCAAAAGAAAAGAGCTAAACATGCTGAAAGTATATCCCGCCATGTATTGGAAAATAATCTCCGCAACTAATACGAGCTCGTAAGTTGGCGATTGACTGATGTCGAACGGCACGTCCATGTCCATGACAAGTTGCCGAACATTCGAATCGTTGGATTGCGGTATCGCGAGAGCGCCGATTGCGATACAAGTCACAGAAAACAAGTGAAACGCCGGAATTGTGCTCGTCAAACGCAATGAAAGATCCCCCGTTTTCGATATCACATTATTCTTGTCGAACGCCGCATACTTCGCGCAATCATCCTCCATCGTTAATATGATTTCGCGTAATACGCTGAGAAACGAAATTATCAATACCTTGCCACATAATATCAAGACAAagtcgtgatgaagatttcaaaCAGATTATGAATGTATAAGAAGAGACTTCTAATTCAGTTAACTGGAAGCTACATTGCTAGATCATTAGAACATAAATACGTGTATAAAGATGAGAAAGTGCTTTCGCGTAGGGGCTATAAAATTAGATATAATAAttcgaataataatatttaacaagTATAGAATATGAGTGCAAAGCAAACGATAGAGTATGGCCTCACTTACCCATGATTCATCCAAGCAACAATTAATTTACCGAACAACGAACTGTACCCCACTGCAAGACTCAAACTATAGATCGACTCAATGAAGCCGTCAGCATTAATGTGTCTAATCGTGTATTTGTACTGATAAAACTGGCAAAATGCAGCACACAGCAACCATAAAACTTTTCGTAAACCTGGGAATGGTGTGTCCGGCCATATGCCAATGACATGGAGCCCATATTTAACGGACTGGCTAATCGTGTTTCGAGACATACTTTCACACGAAATTGATTAATCCACGCGTTTGTTTCTCTACTTAAATTCCGCCGGCCACCGATACCACAAATTCCattataaacaaatatttgccACTTTCACGGCCACAAGTACTGCATTCAACTACGATCGGTGATTCTTCTTCAACTTCCTACGATAGACTGAAAACTTCCTCGAGAACTATGCCCAAAAAAAAGTCGAAGTCCTCCGACAGTTTGATGCGAGCACGCATGATCTGcatgaatattttaaatagtgTTGCTGTGATTATAGGTTTCcccgagaagaagaagaacgggAGAGGATTTATTGAAGTTACGGTCCCTGTTTTCCTGCAGTGGCCAACAATTTCCATGAAAAATGCAGGAGCCGAAGCACGACTGTCTGGATCATGTTAAATTGATTTAGTCAGAAGTCGTGTCGGACGCGAAGAGAAAACTTCTGGAAATGACATTGATTTTCTCCACGTCCCATATAGCATTATTACGGTTCGAGAATAGGTGAAATATCAGTTTCATTTTTGTCGCAGAGCACACAGTCTGCATACGATTTTATTCGAAAGAGATGAACGCCGACAAGAAAGTAGTTTCAATCATTAGAGAGAATGGTAACTTGAACtttcaaatatattttaacttttcACTTTGATACATTAACATGTGATTTTGTACTTTAGTGGAACTCACCTACTTAACGTGTTCGGCGGTATTCTAACGGTGTCATTTGGTACTGCTAGTTCCCTACCAATTTCTCCATTACCGTATCTATAAAATCTGCGAAGTGTTGCTCTCAGGACATCGCGAGAAGTACAGACATGTAGGACGCCGAAGCCTTCATAAACTGCgaacatgaaaatgaaaattattaaaattaatttaaaagctACTAACATTTTGTCTGTATGATCATTGAACTGCGAATTCTATGTATTCAGAACGAAAATGAATTGATGAaatatgaaacagtaaaaagattagaagaatttaacaaCATCATGATATTATTGGTCATTTATTACAATTGTCAAAGAAAGAAACGAATTTCTCTTTGCGTCCAGTGCCTTGTGACCGgcttggacaatttttcttttgcataatgGTTTGAAGTCTAATGGTATGACGACTTTTTGCAATGAACGATCCGTGAGACTATAAATAAAGTAGAAGAACCTTACGCTGGCGAAGCTTTGCAAACTGAGAGATGAAAACTTTCCGCAAGTTAGCGGCAATCCCACCTGAGATTTTAGAATTAAAAGTACTAAACGTCGACCGGTAGTTGGCTGCAGGTTGTACCAAGGCGTTTCGTATATTGCATCGACGATCATCTTGCTCTGAaaagtaaatgaaaatttgaatattcgATAAAAAAAGTTTCTTTCAACGATAAAGCATTCCTGCAGACTTATGTTTTCGTTTTCATAATCAATTCACATGATAGAAATGTACGTTCTAGGAATCATTCGGTCTATATTACATTTACATGCATGTTTACAAAGCAGTTTATTTGTTAATGTTGAAGTGCAAACCAATAGTAGATTCAATCAATGATTATGTTTAATTCGAACATACTAGCATTTTCATACAAATTATTACGATAATGTTCTGGACTCTGAGTTGCATCTCTACGTTGTAAAATATCAGTAATGAAACAATATTCCGTTATACTTGCGATTAGACCttcgaaaaaatttaattacctTAGTATTGAGGTACTCCCCAGCGAAACAGTACACGAATATTTCTATACACAttgcgaaatagagaataaaagACCTTACAATCACGGGAAGTCCATTTTCAATCCGTACTGCCTGTAACAGGGAATCATGTTCATAATTGTTTGCATAAGACCATATTAAATTCAGACTATATTAAAATTGTGATTATACTTTCATACTTCACCTTCCAATAGTATGAATTTATGGTATGACTTGAATGATGGCCTAATATGTATATCGACACACAACTTTGTGAATAGAAATTACGAAATCAGTATTAATTACAGTTATCAATTGGTATCCTAAACCGCATATAAGTGGAGTGCTCGACAGAAGTTGACAAAAAGCTATATACGAAAACAGTTGTTCAATTCGCTTGGTAAATAGAATAATTTCTTGATGTCTCATCACAGCTAGCCGAAATTGTCCTTCGTCCTCAGTAGATATACTATGCGTTATTATGTAGCACAGTATATCGATCACACATCCTGCGTGAAGTATCTACAAGTAATaattatgtttaaaaaaatttgtgtgaCGGTTAGAGTatcaaaaattcaaaataaaaataaatttttttctttccctTTTCCATGTGCTCAAGAGGCATGGCAAATCTTGTCTCAATTCGTGCAGTAGTTTTTGAAACATTATGTCAACCACATATATAGATACTTTTCTTACGAATAGCTAATTTTAGTACGCTGCACTGCAACCaagtttaattattttgttcCGTCGCGAAATCCTTGGCGGGTCTTCGGTAAATCACGACTTTCACGCGCCGAATTAACTTTACGTGAATACaggcttatacagggtgtccaaaaaatattccgacTCCTTGAAAGTGACGGTACCTGGGTGCCTCGGCTCTGTTGAAAAGTtactaacgaaaaacatgggATGAGTCCGGCTCGGCAGCAGGATCCACTGATCGTAGGGTTGGTGTCGCGTCGCGGTGATGCAGTGAACAAGGGAAGgagcagaaatttatttaattaaaactcGCTTACTCAGCCGTAAATTCACTTGCTGCTTCGAAATGTGTGTCACTGGGTCATTCGGTGACGAACCGCACAGCTGATTTCAGGTATACGGCAATGCCAAAAGCTAAGGGACGTACGGTCAGGTCATCGAACTGTACAGCTGGTGGTAGCTAGTAGGTATA is part of the Halictus rubicundus isolate RS-2024b chromosome 3, iyHalRubi1_principal, whole genome shotgun sequence genome and encodes:
- the LOC143352392 gene encoding odorant receptor 10-like isoform X1 is translated as MSRNTISQSVKYGLHVIGIWPDTPFPGLRKVLWLLCAAFCQFYQYKYTIRHINADGFIESIYSLSLAVGYSSLFGKLIVAWMNHGVLREIILTMEDDCAKYAAFDKNNVISKTGDLSLRLTSTIPAFHLFSVTCIAIGALAIPQSNDSNVRQLVMDMDVPFDISQSPTYELVLVAEIIFQYMAGYTFSMFSSFLLMTILHAGCVIDILCYIITHSVSSQDEGQFRFAVARHQELILFTERIERLFSYIAFCQLVSNTPIMCGLGFQFITAVHVENGLSFILKSFVLYIALCIEIFVYCFAGEYLNTKSKMIVDAIYESSWYDLQPTTSRRLVLLILKSQAGMPLTIGKFSSLSLQTFANIIKASASYMSVLLAMS
- the LOC143352392 gene encoding uncharacterized protein LOC143352392 isoform X2 codes for the protein MSRNTISQSVKYGLHVIGIWPDTPFPGLRKVLWLLCAAFCQFYQYKYTIRHINADGFIESIYSLSLAVGYSSLFGKLIVAWMNHGVLREIILTMEDDCAKYAAFDKNNVISKTGDLSLRLTSTIPAFHLFSVTCIAIGALAIPQSNDSNVRQLVMDMDVPFDISQSPTYELVLVAEIIFQYMAGYTFSMFSSFLLMTAVHVENGLSFILKSFVLYIALCIEIFVYCFAGEYLNTKSKMIVDAIYESSWYDLQPTTSRRLVLLILKSQAGMPLTIGKFSSLSLQTFANIIKASASYMSVLLAMS